A window of the Haloquadratum walsbyi C23 genome harbors these coding sequences:
- a CDS encoding NUDIX hydrolase, with protein MNLSAVNTHAPTPVIDAGRRAAVIAPIVRIGAERHVLFTKRADHLGEHPGQMSFPGGSHEPSDTDLRETALREANEEIGLDSTEAQFHGRLDDILTVTDYAVRPFVVRIPYREYHPDEREVAEIVPLPVSALTDLSNYELTRREHPVHGAIRLHFFYVNGYTVWGATGRMLVQLLELTTDWSAPEEVDRVIDPDSDLPI; from the coding sequence ATGAACCTCTCGGCAGTGAATACTCACGCCCCAACACCAGTCATAGATGCTGGTCGACGCGCAGCTGTCATTGCACCAATTGTGCGAATTGGCGCTGAGCGACATGTGTTATTCACGAAACGTGCAGATCATCTTGGTGAGCATCCTGGTCAGATGAGCTTCCCTGGGGGATCGCATGAACCAAGTGACACGGACCTTCGAGAGACTGCGCTTCGTGAGGCAAATGAAGAGATTGGACTTGACTCAACAGAGGCACAATTCCATGGGCGACTTGATGATATCCTTACAGTTACGGACTACGCTGTTCGACCGTTTGTCGTCCGTATTCCTTATCGTGAGTATCACCCTGATGAGCGTGAGGTGGCTGAGATTGTTCCACTTCCAGTCTCAGCGCTCACTGATCTGAGCAATTATGAACTGACTCGGCGCGAACACCCAGTCCATGGTGCGATTCGACTTCATTTTTTCTACGTTAATGGGTATACTGTGTGGGGTGCAACCGGTCGAATGCTCGTTCAGTTACTTGAATTAACAACTGACTGGAGTGCACCGGAAGAAGTTGATCGTGTGATTGATCCTGATTCTGATCTCCCGATATAG
- a CDS encoding zinc ribbon domain-containing protein, whose product MYVGELINVLDTHWSADVNEKNYAFWSHRQLLERIELTLGDVGIAVEEVSEADSSSECPKCGSNDVTRTGDSFSCHECESKGHSDVAGAWNIMQSEVGSMARPAALCVERNRDAPSNGAYWKWNEHDWIPAEFGEQSRSFDQPSVSEPASSQPG is encoded by the coding sequence GTGTACGTTGGTGAGCTTATCAATGTGTTAGACACGCATTGGAGTGCTGACGTGAACGAAAAGAACTACGCCTTCTGGTCGCATCGGCAACTACTGGAGCGGATAGAACTGACACTCGGTGATGTTGGGATTGCTGTTGAAGAAGTGAGCGAAGCTGATTCGAGTAGTGAGTGTCCGAAGTGCGGGAGTAACGATGTGACTCGGACTGGCGATTCGTTTAGCTGTCATGAGTGTGAATCAAAGGGTCACAGTGACGTGGCAGGGGCGTGGAACATCATGCAGTCTGAAGTTGGGTCGATGGCTCGGCCTGCTGCCCTGTGTGTTGAACGCAACAGGGACGCACCCTCTAATGGGGCGTACTGGAAGTGGAATGAGCACGACTGGATACCCGCCGAATTTGGGGAACAGTCGCGTTCATTTGACCAACCCAGCGTCAGCGAACCCGCAAGTTCACAGCCGGGGTAA
- a CDS encoding IS66-like element ISHwa10 family transposase: MVTDKKVEQLLERITHLENRIDELEQENKELKQANQQLRKENKRLRAKLRWYEGPHTPPSKDQSDQEESSSSTPDEDDEQPRTDGGTPGRKSGHDPEWRDAPDPDREIEVTCDCCPDCGEAFDESAGVSPRLVEELPDPQPPEVTQYNRHHYECHSCGAETVASHPDCPDEGQFGVNVIAQAALSRYDHRLPYRKIGDRFEQLHGLELSGASAWHSTERAARAGRCEYEQIRRQIQQAGVVHVDETGIKRDGEQAWIWTFTTEEHTLYAVRESRGSDVPAEVLGEDFAGTVVCDGWTAYPAFSSNLQRCWAHILREAEDAADKQVEGEPIYRALKQLYVALQTRLESDLTVRERAELQLVARRELESLIERSVPDGPVATLLGKIERGLDHWLTFIGEPAVSPTNNSAENALREPVVLRKIIGTLRNDRGMFVHETLLSLLATWRQQGRNPYGEFKRVSQDNEMIPRAQTVPAVESSG, from the coding sequence ATGGTCACTGATAAGAAGGTGGAGCAACTGCTTGAGCGGATCACTCATCTCGAAAATCGCATTGATGAACTTGAGCAGGAGAATAAAGAGCTCAAGCAAGCAAATCAGCAACTCCGGAAAGAGAACAAGCGTCTCAGAGCCAAGCTTCGGTGGTACGAGGGACCACATACACCACCGAGCAAAGACCAATCGGACCAGGAGGAGTCGTCCTCGTCCACACCGGACGAGGACGACGAACAACCACGTACTGACGGTGGCACCCCTGGTCGAAAGTCCGGACATGATCCGGAATGGCGCGACGCTCCTGACCCTGATCGAGAAATCGAGGTTACCTGTGACTGCTGTCCAGACTGTGGTGAAGCGTTCGACGAGTCGGCGGGCGTCAGCCCCCGACTCGTCGAGGAACTCCCGGATCCACAGCCGCCAGAGGTCACACAGTACAACCGCCACCACTACGAGTGTCACTCTTGTGGTGCCGAAACTGTCGCCTCACATCCCGACTGCCCCGATGAGGGGCAGTTCGGGGTGAATGTCATTGCACAGGCGGCGCTCTCTCGGTACGATCACCGCCTTCCCTACCGGAAGATCGGCGATCGCTTCGAACAACTCCACGGACTGGAACTGTCAGGCGCGTCCGCATGGCACTCGACCGAGCGCGCTGCGCGCGCCGGTCGCTGTGAATACGAACAGATTCGCCGTCAGATCCAGCAAGCCGGCGTTGTCCACGTTGACGAGACTGGAATCAAACGCGACGGCGAACAGGCATGGATCTGGACGTTCACTACCGAGGAACACACGCTGTACGCAGTCAGAGAGAGTCGAGGAAGTGATGTTCCCGCGGAAGTCCTCGGCGAGGACTTCGCAGGAACGGTCGTCTGTGATGGGTGGACGGCGTATCCGGCTTTCAGCAGCAACCTCCAGCGGTGTTGGGCGCATATTTTACGGGAGGCTGAAGATGCCGCCGACAAACAGGTGGAAGGCGAACCAATCTACCGTGCCCTCAAGCAGCTGTACGTCGCTCTCCAGACCCGGCTGGAGAGCGACTTGACAGTCCGTGAGCGAGCAGAACTCCAACTTGTGGCGCGGAGAGAGCTTGAATCGCTGATAGAACGGTCAGTCCCTGACGGACCAGTGGCAACACTACTCGGGAAGATCGAAAGGGGTCTCGACCACTGGCTCACCTTCATTGGTGAGCCAGCGGTCTCTCCAACGAATAATTCGGCTGAAAACGCCCTCCGTGAGCCCGTAGTTCTCCGGAAAATCATCGGAACTCTCCGCAATGACCGCGGGATGTTCGTTCACGAAACGTTGCTGTCCCTGCTGGCGACATGGCGCCAGCAGGGACGCAATCCCTATGGCGAATTCAAGCGGGTCTCCCAAGATAATGAGATGATTCCACGGGCTCAAACCGTGCCGGCAGTTGAATCATCGGGGTAA
- a CDS encoding RNA-guided endonuclease InsQ/TnpB family protein → MLEVHRTHQANIRNHSQVAESLDRHGWSASKLWNVANYHSREVWEETGDIPDHEELKAGLKTHPTYKGLHSQSSQRVLEELAEGFNSWYGSEDDRDNPPGYRKQNYYDDEGRRVHEEHPRSTVTWKQNGFKHDPENNRVRLSKGANHKEHPKAWEYILVEYETRPGITVENIQQVRSVYDQHKERWELHLVCKNEIETPDAPGTETAGIDLGISNFAAVAYSTEDADLYPGNRLKQDGYYFPKEIATCDDAGGNRATNLQKKWSERRTHFFHSLAKHIVERCVENGVGRINIGDLEGVREDEDGSSKNWGKHGNLDLHGWAFDRFTSILEYKAKGEGIKIVEVDEHDTSKACCVCGRTDENQRVERGLYVCESCDAAFNADVNGAENIRFELNQSNSESAPDLGGDRSTGWLAQPAVYLHDLSHGFSPREQVVDCKP, encoded by the coding sequence ATGCTGGAAGTCCACCGCACCCATCAAGCGAACATCCGCAACCACAGTCAGGTTGCAGAGTCACTTGACCGTCACGGGTGGAGTGCCAGTAAACTCTGGAACGTCGCTAACTACCACTCCCGCGAAGTCTGGGAAGAGACGGGCGATATTCCTGATCATGAGGAGTTAAAAGCCGGGTTGAAGACTCATCCAACCTACAAGGGACTGCACTCACAGTCCAGTCAGCGGGTTCTGGAGGAACTCGCTGAAGGCTTCAACTCGTGGTACGGCTCCGAAGACGACAGGGACAACCCACCGGGCTACCGCAAACAAAACTACTACGACGACGAGGGTCGTCGTGTCCACGAAGAACACCCACGCAGTACGGTGACGTGGAAGCAAAACGGATTCAAACACGACCCCGAAAACAACCGTGTCCGCCTCTCTAAGGGCGCGAATCACAAAGAGCATCCGAAAGCGTGGGAGTACATCCTTGTCGAATACGAAACCCGCCCCGGCATCACGGTCGAGAACATACAGCAGGTCAGATCCGTCTACGATCAGCACAAAGAGCGATGGGAACTCCATCTCGTCTGCAAAAACGAGATTGAGACACCCGACGCTCCCGGCACCGAGACGGCGGGTATCGACCTTGGTATCAGCAACTTTGCCGCTGTCGCCTACAGCACCGAAGACGCTGACCTGTACCCCGGGAACCGCCTGAAACAAGACGGCTACTACTTTCCGAAAGAGATTGCTACGTGCGACGACGCGGGTGGTAACCGAGCTACCAACTTACAGAAGAAGTGGTCAGAACGACGCACTCACTTTTTCCACAGCCTTGCGAAACATATCGTTGAACGCTGCGTTGAGAACGGTGTTGGTCGCATCAACATCGGTGATTTGGAGGGTGTTCGAGAGGATGAAGACGGTAGCTCGAAAAACTGGGGCAAACATGGCAATCTTGACTTACATGGATGGGCGTTCGACCGATTCACCAGTATCCTCGAATACAAGGCGAAGGGTGAGGGAATCAAGATCGTGGAAGTGGATGAGCATGATACGAGCAAAGCGTGTTGTGTCTGCGGTCGGACAGACGAGAATCAACGTGTTGAACGCGGGCTGTACGTCTGTGAGTCGTGCGATGCAGCGTTCAACGCTGATGTGAATGGGGCGGAGAACATCCGTTTCGAGTTGAACCAAAGTAACTCCGAGTCTGCACCTGATTTGGGTGGAGATAGGAGTACCGGCTGGTTGGCACAGCCAGCAGTCTATCTTCATGACTTGTCCCACGGATTCTCACCGCGGGAACAAGTGGTAGACTGCAAACCCTAA
- a CDS encoding glycosyltransferase family protein, with the protein MEYVQSSIATLHELDDPRPSAPIERASVVVPMTEREYAGLAADRVLTTLEDLNPARVIVPLRAPPTRVTSFRQWLATYDLTLEVLWCDGPRVSKLLEGAGLEGRSGKGRDVWLALGRAAEEEFVVVHDADTVSYDSSFLTRLLFPLAHGFKFTKGYYARVEDRQLYGRLFRLFYVPLIRALRTAHPTSYLRYLDSFRYALAGEFAATAEMVTQIRAPRSWGLEVGTLADAFDAAGFAHTAQVDLGRYEHDHRAVSGPTGLSEMSRSVGETLFRTIAQHDISIDFETLPHRYRNTAKQLLDQYAIDATFNGFEYPRSREREQIETYTKSIQPPGSPDYLPAWSDVDITPSAVVDAAVADADAVNTELTEDDTDSSIE; encoded by the coding sequence ATGGAGTATGTGCAATCATCAATCGCGACTTTGCACGAACTTGATGATCCTCGGCCATCAGCACCAATCGAACGTGCATCTGTAGTTGTTCCAATGACCGAGCGGGAATACGCTGGACTTGCGGCTGACCGTGTGCTCACTACACTCGAAGATCTCAATCCAGCCAGGGTCATTGTCCCACTTCGGGCACCACCAACTCGGGTTACTTCATTTCGACAGTGGCTTGCAACATACGACCTGACACTTGAGGTGCTTTGGTGTGATGGTCCTCGTGTTTCTAAGCTCTTAGAAGGGGCTGGACTTGAGGGACGAAGTGGCAAGGGTCGTGATGTGTGGCTTGCACTTGGTCGTGCAGCTGAAGAAGAATTTGTCGTCGTACACGATGCGGATACAGTGAGTTATGATAGCTCATTTCTCACGCGATTGCTCTTTCCGCTTGCGCACGGATTCAAATTCACAAAGGGATACTATGCACGTGTTGAGGATCGGCAGTTGTACGGGCGATTATTTAGATTATTTTACGTCCCACTTATTCGTGCACTTCGCACGGCACATCCAACATCATATCTCCGCTATTTGGATTCATTTCGATATGCACTCGCAGGAGAGTTCGCCGCAACTGCCGAGATGGTTACACAGATTCGGGCTCCTCGTTCGTGGGGACTTGAGGTCGGAACGCTTGCTGATGCGTTTGATGCTGCTGGATTTGCACATACAGCGCAGGTTGATCTTGGTCGGTATGAGCATGATCATAGGGCTGTCTCTGGACCCACTGGACTCTCAGAGATGAGTCGCTCAGTTGGTGAAACACTCTTTCGAACAATCGCACAACATGATATTTCGATTGACTTCGAAACACTTCCACACCGATATCGAAACACAGCAAAGCAACTTCTTGATCAGTATGCAATTGATGCTACATTCAATGGATTCGAATATCCTCGCTCTCGTGAGCGCGAGCAGATTGAGACATACACAAAGAGTATCCAACCGCCCGGAAGCCCAGATTATCTTCCAGCGTGGAGTGATGTTGATATAACACCATCTGCTGTTGTTGATGCCGCAGTTGCAGATGCTGATGCAGTCAACACTGAATTGACTGAAGATGATACTGATTCATCAATTGAATAA
- a CDS encoding DUF5791 family protein yields the protein MLYDAADNPGSLTPDALCAAYEQQLHDVITDVGVDTVTEETDVDAKTIETLSNIDPDTDTPVIPDLRTEDAAAILAVHQTRPDAESVIFELRDHLLMSMTTTVVDVDIIASNVDLDLSGQEVQQALEGRAAMTLAQLAAIQQFLAERNDQ from the coding sequence ATGCTCTATGATGCAGCAGATAATCCTGGTTCACTGACACCTGATGCACTTTGTGCAGCGTATGAACAGCAACTTCATGATGTCATCACCGATGTTGGGGTTGATACTGTCACCGAAGAGACAGACGTTGATGCAAAGACAATTGAGACGCTTTCGAATATCGATCCCGATACAGACACGCCAGTAATCCCAGATCTCCGGACTGAAGATGCAGCAGCAATCCTTGCGGTTCATCAGACTCGTCCTGATGCGGAGTCAGTCATTTTTGAGCTTCGTGATCATCTACTGATGTCAATGACCACAACCGTTGTTGATGTTGATATTATTGCGTCAAATGTTGATCTTGATCTCTCTGGTCAAGAAGTGCAACAGGCACTCGAGGGTCGAGCGGCAATGACGCTTGCACAACTTGCAGCGATTCAGCAGTTCCTTGCTGAACGTAATGATCAGTAA
- a CDS encoding aldo/keto reductase → MATKRGTWNYRKQFGEEFGRTYFRRFDPGVTSSIGIGTYLGAATDDADNRYYRALVDAIESGVNHLDTAINYRCQRSERVVGDAIADATVDRDAIVLATKGGFIPFDGEKPADPGEYITEEFIQNGTLDAASLARGCHALTPAFIDSMVDQSLRNLGVDDIDCYYVHNPETQLTVRSQTAVYEQLTAAFEQLERRCATGDIGGYGVASWNAFRVSPDHDSYLSLPRVVACAEAAADTVGVDECGFMAIQLPFSIQMSDAFTTMAHPDPAHRDDTAVQGDTTGIAQNQSIFDNNTNTDTETTTEVSALQYAQERGINVIASATLAQGDLTNRDAIPPAVDTELSGETPAQRAINFTRSAPGVTTALVGTGSPEHVSENVAAGTFDPLGAQAFDAIFE, encoded by the coding sequence ATGGCGACGAAGCGGGGTACGTGGAATTATCGAAAACAATTTGGGGAGGAGTTTGGTCGGACATATTTCCGCCGATTTGATCCAGGCGTTACCTCCAGTATTGGGATTGGAACATACCTTGGAGCAGCAACAGATGATGCAGATAACCGCTACTACCGTGCATTAGTCGATGCAATTGAGTCGGGTGTCAATCATCTTGATACTGCAATCAATTATCGATGCCAACGAAGCGAACGGGTTGTCGGAGATGCAATCGCTGATGCAACCGTTGACCGCGATGCGATTGTCCTTGCAACAAAAGGCGGATTTATTCCTTTTGATGGGGAGAAACCAGCAGATCCGGGTGAATACATTACTGAGGAATTTATTCAGAATGGAACCCTGGACGCTGCTTCACTGGCTCGTGGATGTCATGCTCTCACTCCGGCATTTATTGATTCGATGGTTGATCAGTCTCTAAGAAATCTTGGTGTTGACGACATTGATTGCTATTATGTCCATAATCCTGAGACACAACTCACTGTTCGTTCTCAGACAGCTGTCTATGAACAATTAACTGCAGCTTTTGAGCAACTTGAGCGCCGTTGCGCGACTGGGGATATTGGGGGATATGGCGTCGCAAGTTGGAACGCATTCCGTGTCTCTCCGGATCACGACTCATATTTGTCACTTCCACGCGTTGTTGCATGTGCCGAAGCGGCTGCTGATACCGTTGGAGTCGATGAATGTGGATTCATGGCGATACAGCTTCCATTCAGTATTCAAATGTCAGATGCATTTACTACAATGGCACACCCTGACCCAGCACATAGAGACGATACGGCTGTGCAGGGAGATACTACCGGTATTGCTCAAAATCAGAGTATATTCGATAACAATACAAACACAGATACTGAGACGACTACAGAGGTTAGCGCGCTTCAATATGCACAAGAGCGTGGAATCAACGTCATTGCAAGTGCAACGCTTGCGCAAGGTGACCTCACAAATAGAGATGCAATCCCGCCAGCTGTTGATACTGAATTATCAGGGGAAACGCCGGCACAACGAGCAATTAATTTTACTCGCAGTGCCCCAGGAGTCACCACTGCACTTGTTGGCACTGGATCCCCAGAGCATGTCTCTGAGAACGTTGCCGCTGGAACATTTGACCCACTCGGTGCTCAAGCGTTTGATGCGATATTTGAGTAA
- a CDS encoding DUF7109 family protein: MTEEFISLDELAGIVDLFGTLTHDAVDTAIVEMAFRQGIEVESDTRQEMITTAINQYRLIIYPSTEDEMRSIQHPNEQSSDINSNIDETKLNRIAPGPTAFPTLPAHAEDLPRILETDGQAIDHEAATYAVINRLRDDTEQAITNNDIELMRYLRDVTYDIETWAGVATANDDLISDVRCRLNSALAED, encoded by the coding sequence ATGACTGAGGAGTTTATCTCACTCGATGAATTGGCTGGTATTGTTGATCTCTTCGGGACATTGACTCACGACGCAGTCGATACTGCAATTGTTGAAATGGCATTTCGACAGGGTATCGAGGTTGAGTCTGACACACGACAGGAGATGATCACAACCGCGATCAATCAATATCGACTTATTATCTATCCATCCACCGAGGATGAGATGCGTTCAATACAACATCCGAATGAACAGTCGAGTGATATCAATTCTAATATCGATGAAACAAAATTAAATCGGATTGCGCCTGGTCCAACCGCATTTCCGACACTTCCGGCGCATGCTGAGGATCTCCCGCGAATTCTTGAGACAGATGGTCAGGCAATCGACCACGAAGCAGCCACTTATGCTGTCATAAATCGACTCCGTGATGATACCGAACAAGCAATCACAAATAATGATATTGAATTAATGAGATATCTCCGTGATGTCACATACGATATTGAAACATGGGCTGGAGTAGCAACAGCAAATGATGACCTGATCAGCGATGTGCGGTGCCGGCTTAATTCTGCATTAGCCGAGGATTAA
- a CDS encoding SDR family oxidoreductase, with amino-acid sequence MAHAVIIGCGYVGIELGTQLQAAGHTVTGVRRSESGLNSIEAAGFHAQQADVTHPETLSTLPDAKWIIFAASSGGRGAESARRIYVDGLRNAIATYAERESTDRLIYTSSTGVYGDHNGEFVDESTSLDPTTEKTQVLKTAESIALEETGDVGIDGTVARFAGLYGPNRYRLTRYLSGPVTEGYLNMIHRDDAAGVINHVLTADVAREECVLAVDDEPAHKWTFADWIATACGRPDPPKQTVSERLAKSNLSETAQRRVRTSKRCSNDYLHELDYTFSYPTYREGYAEPTAAVADGADPDTL; translated from the coding sequence ATGGCTCATGCCGTTATTATTGGTTGCGGATACGTCGGTATTGAACTTGGCACACAACTTCAGGCAGCCGGGCACACGGTGACTGGTGTTCGACGCTCAGAAAGTGGGCTGAATTCGATTGAGGCAGCAGGATTTCATGCCCAGCAGGCTGATGTAACCCATCCGGAGACGCTTTCGACACTCCCAGATGCTAAATGGATCATATTCGCCGCCAGTTCCGGTGGTCGAGGTGCTGAGTCAGCCCGACGAATCTACGTTGATGGGCTTCGAAATGCAATTGCTACATACGCTGAACGCGAGTCGACAGATCGACTCATATACACATCCTCAACCGGTGTATATGGTGATCATAATGGTGAATTTGTTGATGAATCAACATCGCTTGATCCAACAACTGAGAAAACACAAGTTCTCAAAACAGCAGAATCAATCGCACTCGAGGAAACAGGGGATGTCGGAATCGATGGAACTGTCGCTCGATTTGCTGGATTATACGGTCCAAATCGATATCGATTGACGCGATATCTTTCAGGACCGGTAACTGAGGGATATCTCAATATGATCCATCGCGATGATGCAGCCGGTGTCATTAATCACGTACTTACTGCAGACGTCGCTCGTGAGGAATGTGTCCTTGCCGTCGATGATGAGCCGGCTCATAAATGGACATTCGCTGATTGGATTGCAACGGCATGTGGTCGCCCTGACCCACCCAAACAGACTGTTTCGGAGCGACTTGCGAAATCAAACCTCTCTGAGACAGCACAACGGCGCGTCCGAACGAGTAAGCGATGTTCAAACGATTATCTGCATGAACTTGATTATACGTTTTCATATCCGACGTATCGTGAGGGATACGCTGAACCAACTGCGGCTGTCGCCGATGGAGCAGACCCGGACACGCTCTGA